Below is a genomic region from Argiope bruennichi chromosome 11, qqArgBrue1.1, whole genome shotgun sequence.
GATAAAACATTGCATTGGAAGTGAAATTATTACTTTGGAAGTACATATAGCTGTAAATAAACTAAACAACAATGACATTCCGGAAGCGAAGTAAATAATATCATATAGTATCAACGAACATTTTCGTTtgctgattttcatttttttattttcttttcaggtGCAGCTGTGGTTGGCGCCTTTGTATTCCCGCCACTTCTCCCATTGGCTATCGGCGGTGGCGTAGCTTCAGGTCTTGGAGGCGTAACGGTTTTTGGATCATCCATTGCCGAGATCGTGGTGCTCAAAAAACGATTGAACcaagcaaaaattataattgaagacGATTTTGAACAATTCCAGCCGTTGCGGAAGTTCTTCGATCGTTCAAATGAGTTAATGGAAGCCTTGAATGAAGTGATTGGATTCGATCTAATGGATGAAATACACGGGGAGCTCAAATCGTTTTATGAAGAATACAGAAATCGAAAAACCGAAGTCGATAgcaactttattaataaaataaaacctatgaTCAACTTTTTGGTCAATTTGTTAATATCTAAAACCAACTTATTGTTCCAATTTGGTCCTGAATTGGCTTCTATGGCGATCAGTTTTGTGCTGGCCATGTTTATCGCGCCAATGCACAACATGGTGCTGTTTGACAGAATTGTACTTATCCAGCGACTGTCTGTTGGTGTGTTGAGCGGCCTTGAAGCAGGGTTGAGTTTAAGAACTGCTGTTGCAGGTGTGACGGCTAGAAGGGCTCTGCAAGGAGTTCCAACTGTTGCAGAGAATATGCCCAAGCTCTTCGCCAGGTCTTTCAAAATCTTCGCTGGGATTGGACTTGCCTTGGACGTGTCAAACATAATCTTGACCTCTATTGATATGAAGAAAGGTTCTTTCAGCGAGCatggaaaaaaactgaaagaagcTGCTGATCGGTTACAAGAAGAATTTGAATATGTGGAAAAAGTACATGATACTTtgagaattagaattttttgagtTCTTATTTCTTTGCACAACATCCGTCCGAAACTAACTGTCCGATTCACCTCTTTTTTCcaagtttataaaaatacaaaatcaatattCCTAATTATATTATGTtggattgaaaaatttctttattttttccctatgtaataaatatattttatcaaagacATATTGCCATTGATTTAGGCCAACAGctcgcatttttttaatatttttatcccaAAATTCCATAATTGTAATTTAAGCTGCAGTGACTTCATTGCACAATCTAGGCTTTGGACAGATGATAATACCATGAAAGATCAGTCATATATACAGTCCAGGTGAGTGTTTAATGCGTGTAATCCGTCCATATGTCCGACCTGGTGTGACGTATGCATGTATCGAGAAGCGGTTCTAATAAAGGTAAACCTCACCGAGTTCAGAGTTACTATGTTCCAAAGGAACCCTTGTGTAAACTCGAAACTGAACatccattttaatgaattaaaccaTAATTGTTCGAATTTGCATCCatccattataaattaagaaattttaaataattaatgccacaattatttttttatcaatttttgaaatttatttatattgtaaaaatgtattgtttgtaataaatgtataatttatgtatttatctattttttatgaatgtttaatgtttgtattaaaaaatgtgattatttttatttgttcctaaaaaacacttaataataaaaagattatatcttataaagataaaatatagtattatGTAAAATACGTCATTTGTATAATTAATCtgcttgtatcaaatttttttcttttgacatattggaagtgaaaaaaaaaaccttattattatcgaatttttattttataacttgatgaatatttcatgtgaaataaaatttattttgtatagttttatgCATTGCTATTGTTTGTTTTGGTTTgtagtatattgacatttttagtaaaaaaaaaggaaaaaatattattaatacagtCTACAGATTATTTGTGGCATTctagcttaaaatttcaatgaaatgatgTAATCGATTACCATAATAATGGATATTgggtaattcaaaaatttttcatctcAGTTTATCGGAAATTCCAATTTTGTTCTCTTAATTtctcttcaattttctttttatataattttgaaatatttcctataattCAAGTGTATTTGATTTAATTCCATGCCAAATGATTCTTCAATGATTAATTCGATGAAATGTGATAATACTGTAAGagtataaaatatagtattacgtaaaatatatcttttgtattattaattcagtattgttaatatttttttaacatattggaagtgtaaaaaaacaaaaacattattgtTGTGGAATTCTTCTTATGACTGACTGAGtatttcatatgtaataaaatttattttgtatagttttgCTTTTTTGCTATTGTTTATTTTGGTTTGaggtaaattgaaatttttaagttaaaaaatattaggcAGTCTGTGGGTATTTGTGGCATTctagcttaaaatttcaatgaaatgatgTAATCGATTACCTTAATAATGGATATTgggtaattcaaaaaattttcatcccAGTTTATCGGAAATTCCAATTTTGTTCTCTTAATTtctcttcaattttctttttatataattttgaaatatttcctataattCAAGTGTATTTGATTTAATTCCATGCCAAATAATTCTTCAATGATTAATTCGATGAAATGTGATAATACCGTATGagtataaaatatagtattacgtaaaatatatcttttgtattattaattcagtattgttaatatttttttaacatattggaagtgtaaaaaaaaaacattattgttgTGGAATTCTTCTTATGACTGACTGAGtatttcatatgtaataaaatttattttgtatagttttgCTTTTTTGCTATTGTTTATTTTGGTTTGaggtaaattgaaatttttaagttaaaaaatattaggcAGTCTGTAGGTATTTGTGCGATTCTAgcttagaatttcaataaaatgatgcAATCGATTACCATAATCGTTGATAGTGggtaattcaaatgtttttcatcCCAATTTATCGATAATTCTAATTTTGTCCTCTTAATttctcttcaattttatttttatataacgtTGAAATATTGtctataattcatatatatttgattaattcgATGCCAAGTctgaaaattttctcaaaatattaattgttttgattatttaattactgtattttttcTTCAGTAATAATGACTAATTTTTTATGGCCCATTACTCACTTCAGTATTTAACTGATGTAGAATACATTcagtcaataaaataataaaaaacaaattctgattattataaaagaattttactacaatttttttgtttcttagttTTACGGTACGATTAATCGATTATTGTTTTTTGTGTTCTCTATTCAAAATTGCTTTATactattagtttattaaaattactatttatttatatatattgttagatAGATTCCTATAAGAAGACTACCTACCGCAagggttctcatgacaagacttcgggtttgtttagtttagttatattaacgtcccgttgtaaagcaacactagggctatttagggacggacctcgtcattttgaaccgcagtcagatgacgaggacgacacctgaactggcaccaccctctccacaccacaccagcgggaggacgacAAGATTTCGGGAAAATTTCTGCTGTTCTTCTCCGACCTtgacccttcgttcaaaagtatatgtatacatatacaggattcgaccgacaaattcagaaaggtgatagtaggcatcaagaggataaagaatcactatacaacatagggt
It encodes:
- the LOC129957515 gene encoding uncharacterized protein LOC129957515 encodes the protein MGRADVFSDVFESLVKKGSQFAINYGQKQLVSSIYSIATQTIGTRAFDSYRGINYAAKEKEARNVMEKIIERFEKADEACSEFLAIYSKWEISRKATVEELNVIAASIHSDRFKGNISKMVGGCVGVIGGAAVVGAFVFPPLLPLAIGGGVASGLGGVTVFGSSIAEIVVLKKRLNQAKIIIEDDFEQFQPLRKFFDRSNELMEALNEVIGFDLMDEIHGELKSFYEEYRNRKTEVDSNFINKIKPMINFLVNLLISKTNLLFQFGPELASMAISFVLAMFIAPMHNMVLFDRIVLIQRLSVGVLSGLEAGLSLRTAVAGVTARRALQGVPTVAENMPKLFARSFKIFAGIGLALDVSNIILTSIDMKKGSFSEHGKKLKEAADRLQEEFEYVEKVHDTLRIRIF